In Parasegetibacter sp. NRK P23, a single genomic region encodes these proteins:
- a CDS encoding gluconate 2-dehydrogenase subunit 3 family protein, protein MKRRRLFRNIVVAGVAGAATYAGYKTYSTYRTPRLDELASREELISDLAETIIPRTNTPGAKDAGVGPFVIKMVKECLPKKSQNNFLHGLDRLEQRAGAEYGKSFSACSAEQRTALLSYFEKDGKPYPGLMGKVHRKLLGDSFFTTLKRFTVLGYCTSKAGATQALAYDYVPGKFENTPLGPGQRAWATQ, encoded by the coding sequence ATGAAGCGACGCAGGTTATTCCGGAATATAGTTGTGGCGGGCGTTGCCGGCGCGGCAACTTATGCGGGATATAAAACATACAGCACCTACAGAACACCACGGCTTGACGAGCTCGCCAGTCGGGAAGAGCTGATTTCAGACCTGGCGGAAACGATCATACCACGCACAAACACGCCAGGGGCGAAAGATGCGGGGGTTGGCCCCTTCGTCATAAAAATGGTGAAAGAATGTTTGCCGAAAAAATCACAGAATAACTTCCTCCATGGACTGGATCGGTTAGAACAACGCGCAGGTGCTGAATATGGAAAATCTTTCAGCGCCTGTTCAGCGGAACAAAGAACCGCGCTGCTTTCTTATTTTGAAAAAGATGGAAAGCCTTATCCCGGATTGATGGGGAAAGTGCACCGTAAACTGCTTGGGGATTCTTTTTTTACTACACTAAAAAGATTCACGGTACTGGGGTATTGTACCTCTAAAGCAGGCGCCACCCAGGCCCTGGCTTACGATTATGTGCCGGGAAAATTTGAAAACACACCACTTGGTCCCGGACAACGCGCCTGGGCCACTCAATAA
- a CDS encoding T9SS type A sorting domain-containing protein, with protein MKLKFTFLKLIVCLMISNVALAQAVGDYRSNVAPTGVWSSATNWLTWNGTDWVTASSAPTSANGVITIVAGDSMRIESSVTIDQVVVEANAKLAIFVNAGTVTCTINNGTGTDLLVNGNLHYALGAIVTGSGTVVVNSGGLFGFRRGATISASTTVNGTAILGAAGVTVGTIENATLTLNGNADWVNGDINLSGGTLTISDTMTSSASSLNRILNGTGTNAFNISGTGALLKTNSTASTQIDAPLNIGPNATIGGIGTFTYSVASAISNSGRTSPGTSPGVLTVAPAYLTAQPTNVIIEIVSATTPGTGHDQLAVSGSASLTSATLTVTDNPAAPLGVYTIMTSTGTFTGPFAIANIPANYGNLTISGGTVTIEKLSVLPVSWVSFTAIAQNNTVQLNWKTDAEVNASHFIVEHATEGGNYKAVGTIQASGNTNTLSSYNFTHAAPNTNTNNLYRIKQVDFDGSFDYSEVRNVRFTNGNVKVVTAGPNPFVSQLNISVQEKNITVTITNLNGVELRRWKFQPGTYQVQLGNLAKGMYQMNVFQENVRVEGQRLIKL; from the coding sequence ATGAAACTGAAATTTACCTTTCTGAAACTGATTGTATGCCTTATGATCAGTAATGTGGCGCTCGCTCAGGCAGTAGGCGATTACAGAAGTAATGTGGCGCCCACCGGTGTATGGAGTTCGGCCACAAACTGGCTGACCTGGAACGGAACAGACTGGGTTACCGCGTCCTCCGCCCCCACCTCAGCCAACGGAGTAATTACTATTGTAGCGGGCGACAGTATGCGGATTGAATCGTCCGTTACCATCGACCAGGTGGTAGTAGAAGCAAATGCTAAGCTGGCGATTTTTGTTAATGCAGGCACAGTTACCTGTACCATTAACAACGGAACGGGCACTGATCTTCTTGTAAATGGCAACCTGCATTACGCCCTGGGTGCCATTGTTACCGGCAGTGGTACCGTGGTGGTTAATTCAGGTGGCCTTTTTGGTTTCCGCAGGGGTGCTACCATCAGCGCTTCAACTACGGTAAACGGAACAGCGATCCTCGGTGCCGCGGGTGTAACTGTTGGTACTATTGAAAATGCAACGCTGACCTTAAACGGTAATGCGGATTGGGTGAATGGAGATATCAATCTAAGTGGTGGCACGCTGACGATTTCCGATACGATGACTTCAAGTGCAAGCAGCCTGAACAGAATTCTGAACGGAACCGGGACAAACGCATTCAATATTTCCGGAACAGGGGCCTTGCTTAAAACAAATAGTACCGCTTCAACACAAATAGACGCCCCGCTGAATATCGGGCCAAACGCAACCATCGGAGGCATTGGCACTTTTACCTATTCCGTAGCATCGGCTATTTCAAACAGCGGGAGAACTTCTCCGGGCACCTCACCCGGCGTTCTTACCGTTGCTCCGGCTTACCTCACTGCTCAACCCACAAATGTGATCATTGAAATTGTGAGCGCCACCACGCCTGGAACCGGCCACGACCAGCTCGCCGTATCCGGAAGCGCAAGTCTTACTTCAGCTACACTCACTGTAACTGATAACCCCGCCGCTCCGCTTGGCGTGTATACCATCATGACCAGCACCGGCACTTTTACCGGTCCATTCGCCATTGCCAATATTCCCGCCAACTACGGCAACCTTACCATTTCGGGCGGAACGGTTACCATTGAAAAATTATCTGTTCTTCCCGTATCATGGGTGAGTTTCACGGCAATCGCGCAAAACAATACTGTTCAACTGAACTGGAAAACTGACGCGGAAGTGAACGCCTCGCATTTTATTGTGGAACATGCAACCGAAGGCGGCAACTATAAGGCGGTGGGTACCATCCAGGCCTCAGGCAATACGAACACACTGAGTTCATATAATTTTACGCACGCCGCTCCCAATACCAACACGAATAATCTTTACAGAATAAAGCAGGTAGACTTTGATGGCAGCTTTGATTATTCAGAAGTTAGAAACGTACGCTTCACCAACGGGAATGTAAAAGTGGTTACAGCAGGGCCTAACCCGTTTGTTAGCCAGTTGAACATATCCGTACAGGAGAAAAACATCACTGTAACCATTACTAACCTGAACGGCGTGGAATTGCGCAGGTGGAAATTCCAGCCCGGCACTTACCAGGTTCAGCTGGGCAACCTCGCCAAAGGCATGTACCAGATGAATGTTTTCCAGGAAAATGTTCGGGTAGAAGGACAAAGACTGATTAAGTTATAA